The Bubalus bubalis isolate 160015118507 breed Murrah chromosome 2, NDDB_SH_1, whole genome shotgun sequence genome includes the window ccaactcccagagttcactcaaactcatgtccattgagttggtgatgccatccagccatctcattctctgtcgtccccttctcctcctgccgccaatccctcccagcatcagggtcttttccaatgagtcaactcttcgcatgaggtgcccaaagtattggagtttcagctttagcatcagtccttccaatgaacacccaggactgactgcCTTCAGTACTGGGAATTTCCAGGCCAAGGGTCAGGGGCTGAGGAAGCTACCAAGAAAGGTATTTTCTGCAGGAGCAAACCTGCAGAATCTCTTTGTGgagttgccaatccaggttcaatgcatgatactgggtgcttggggctagtgcactgggacgacccagagggatggtatggggagcgaggagggaggagggttcaggatggggaacacatgtatacctgtggcggattcattttgatatttggcaaaactaatacaattttgtaaagtttaaaaataaataaataaaaaagaaataccaaaaaaaaaaaaaaagttcagataaCACTTCCATGCTGGAGAACAGCTGAAACAGATGGTTTTTCTTCTTATGAGTGTCATTATATTCACTTCAGTTTAGGAGTcctgcaggagacaaaggagagcGTTGTTTTATTAATTCTACAAGCAGCTTCTTTTCCCCTCCTCCAAAGGGTCTCATGTTAAAGCAGTATggtaaaaagtgagaaaaaattcctaaaaatcCCTGAGCTTAAGCTACTTGAGAGAGCTGGCCTTTTACTAAGTGTCAAGAAGAAGTTTAGAATTCAAAATCTTTCTCATTATGTCTGTCTCCTGTCTTGTCATCTCTACAATCAGTTCTAGGAgaccaagtgtgtgtgtgagtgtgtgtgtgtgtgtgtgtgtgtgtacgtgcgcGCTTGTGCCCAtgcacttgctcagtcgtgtctgactctttccaaccctaggGAGTGtagtccccaggctcctctgtccatgaaattttccagacaagaatactggagtgtgttgctatttcctattccaagggatcttcccaagtcagggatcaaacctatgtctcttgtgtctcctgcattggcaggtagattctttaccactgagccagagaCCAAATCTATCTCTAAAAGAGGATTAAAGGGCATTACCTGTTGGCTGAAGTCCAGAGTGTCCtgggaaacagaagggaaaatatacatatttacaagATATAGAGGCAATTCTGTTACCAGATTCAATGTCCTCAGACCCAGAACCCCATATGAAATTTCTCAACACCGCAACCCACACCACATGATGCCAGGGCAGAAAGGAGAGCGACCCTGAGAACTTGTGACCCATGAGGCTTCTGCCACACAAATCCAGTATAGTTTCATCACCCTGGGTCTCTTCCTGCGTTTGTCCCAGGATCTCCACCCCTAATCACCAAGCATATTAACCTTTCCCTTATCTCTACAGGTCATAACTTCTTATGTTTCAACTATATGTAATCAAGGACTATTGATTTCTGGATTTCCAGGAAATCTAGGAATCAACAGGGGAAATAAAGGCTTTATACAGTGTCATTGAGACAGGGAACTGAGCAAAGCCATCTtccttcttttcaaaaaaaaaagcctgtgggTGGGGCCTCAGCTGCAAACAGGCTCCTTATCTTTCTGATTCCTGAAGTGGGTGAACAGCCCCACCACAAGGAAGAGCAGACCCAGAGCAAAGCCCCCAGTTCCACTCATCATCTTACTCTGAGCAGAGTCAGACTGTGCCCCTCAGAAAAGAAGCTAGTTTTAGTGATTTTTATCTGAAATCCAACTTCGCTAGTTGAGACTCTGAGACTGAGAGCTTCAGGAATGAGGGAGGGCAGCTGGAAGAACTAAAATAACTGGCCACTGCtagagacaaaatttaaaaatcacactgaGTAGCTACAAGGTTCAGGTACTGACTCACTTCAATATCACAGCCCAGACATAAGGCCCCATGACTTCAATGCCATGATGGATGAGAAGTCAGGGATTGAATGAAGTTAAGTATCTTCTCTTAGATGACAGAGTAAGGTTGGACTCCTCTCAAGTCAGGAAATGTTACTACATTAGAGAGGATGTGCCCTTCAAACAACAATGAACTCACAGTAGCAGTATCAGAAGTACAAGCCCAATCTAAGGCAGGGGACTGGTGCCCAGGGCCATGCAGTGATCATGACTTGAGATTTCATGGAGCTTCAGATTGGGGACACCTCTTTTCTCCTTGTCAGGCAGAATTGCCTCCCCTAGGGGTACAGGGATTTGGAGAAACTATCGCAGGATAAACTATTAGAGGATTTCTATCACAGGGTATCACACGGCTCCCCCAGTAACCTcagctgaaggacaggagaacATGAGCAAATGAACACATGATGTAGGGAGAGGAGACACCTGACACTCAGGGGTAAACAAGCCCCATCCATGGTGGGTGAGGAACTTACAAGACCAGAAGGCTTCTCACTCCATTCCACCACGATAGGGCTTCTCCAGCTGGGGTGCTCCAGTTGGCAGGTATAGACCTCTCCACTCTGAGGAACTGTTTCAAGCATCACCATGGTCTGGAAAGTCCAGTCTCTATTCTGGATCAGGCCTGTGGAGATCACCCCAGCCTCCTCTTCCTGGCCTTTCCAGAACCACCTGACTTCAACATGGCCCAGATAGAAACCATTCACAGAGCAGACCAGGAGGTTGTGGTGCTGCAGGGGCTGGGTCTTTGCAGGATACACAGTCACTGTATGCTCCACTaggagagaaaaggcagagagaataAGTGAGGAAGGCAGAGTAAATCTCCCTGGCTGCCTTTCTGCCCCCAGTTTCTAGTCCCATGCTCCAGTCTTGGCAGACCTCTCTGAAAACTGGCCATGTGACCCAACAGGAATTAGAACCATGAGCCTAGACTTTAATTCTTAACAACACGGGACTGTTAGATTTCAGAGATGTGGaggaaatttattttgttttgttttttcatagcCCCAAAGAATTATTCATTATTCAACTGATATGTTAACCAATCTTTGCAAGGTATTTAGGGCTGACTAAAAAATTAGTCACAACCTGTAGGTAGAGagctattttatttggtgggaatgatAAGGTATCTGAGCCTGGGAGACAGAATCTCAGTGGTCCTGAGAAAACTGTTccgaggaggtgggagagggagtcaggctatatacaagtttgcaacgaAGAGGACAGGCAGTTGAAACACCAAAAATTTAGTGTTAttctttgtatgggaagatgcaagaatctgggatTATTGAAGTCATTCCTTTCATATACATCTccgctatctggggccagtatcctgcatATTTACAGAGatagttttgtttcttaaattcCCTTTGAGCCTTCCCACTCACACTGGAGGGCTGAAatcgctgatgactgtgacatccttaaGTTCCTTGTGTAGAGAGTGGCACTGCTTGTCAGCgtggctcagaaattcacatttgaagGGCCGGAATTGCAGAtagctgtgacatttcttgcccACTCAtgtggcaggaaatatttcatttgataATAACATATTACTTAATGCATGATTTCTGGAGCTAGAGTGCCTTAGTTCAAATACTTGCACTGCTTTGCCCAACTACAAATGGGATAATAATACTATTATGTGTATTAGGGCTGTGTGAGGATTAATGCCCCTAAAACAATGGCTGGAACTTCGTTTTCAAAATGCTTTAGATATTTGCTATCTTCTTTTACTTGGAGAGAAAACGTGATTCAAAGCAGTGTGGATAATTGGGGAACAGCTTGAGGTAGATGgggagatggagaaaaaaattcctGAGAATGCTATGCTCATACTTTAGAACACCCAAGAAAGTGATCTAACTCTGGGAAACAGGAATAGACAAAGGTGATTCTGAAGCTTTATGAGTTGAGTCCCAAGAAAAGCCTGAGCtctgaaggagaaggaaaggagcaaatagtcatttattaaaaaaaaaaaaaaaaaaaaaacacctgcaaTTACACTCAGTTTATCTATTTCTCTCCTTTGCAAAatgaagtggaagtgaaagttaatcactcagttgtgtccagctctttgcaacccaatggacagcagctctgtccatggaattctccagacaagaatactggagagggtagccattcccttctccaggggatgttcccaacccagagtttgaacccGGGTCcctcacattgcaggcacattctttgctGTATCAGGAACCAAGGAGGCCCCCTTTGCAAAATAAGCAgtctttttattgaatttatcattttataacagtctctctttttttaagctgACATTTGAGCTCAGCATAGAGTCTGAGATTCATTAATATGTGTGCTTAGTGCCCGAGATGATCCCCACACCACCAGCCacagtaaataaattattttttttaaaggtgaaaactgttggaaaagcatttttataataaCACAAAATGGCAAATGTAAGACTGACAgcaaattttcaataaaaattttgcagttattttattaaatataaatgttgaaatttctaatatggaaaataacagaatcaaaatataaactataaacaagataaaatactGAATCAAATACCAGCAAAGTGTTTATTATAATGCATAGAGAATCCATAAAACCACTGAGAAAAACACAAAGATCTAAGAGATAATAAACTTTAGATAATTCTTAAAGTTATAATAGATGTTTGccaataaatatgtgaaaatgttCAAGAACCTTAGAAATTaaagacatataaaataaaaccaaaatgatataaaatgtcaaatatttgGCAATACTGAAAAAATATCTAACAAAGGGAAATGTGAGGTAAAATGTTCCCACTATAAAAAGAAGTAACATTAAACTACTTAAATACAACTAGCATTATAAAAATAGTAACATCAGTATGttaagtcagtcagttcaatcactcagtcgtgtctgactctttaaatgactccatggactgcagcatgccaggcttccctaagaaaagaagaaagtgaagtcgctcagtcatgtccgactctttgcgacgccatggactgtagcccgcccgtctcctctgtccatgggattctccaggcaagaatactggagtgggttgccattttcttctccaggggatcttcccaacccagggatacccaggtctcctgcattgcaggcagacgcttaatcctctgagccacgagggaagcattcccagagcttgctcaaactcatgtccatcgagttggtaatgccatccaaccatctcattctctgttgttcccttatcctcctgtcttcaatctttcccaacatcagagtattttcaaatgagtcagctcttcacatcaggtggccaaaggattggagtttcagcttcaacatcagttcttccaatgagtattcaagactgatttcctttaggatggactgattggatctccttgctgtccaagggatgctcaagagtcttctccaacaccacaattcaaaagcatcaattctttggagctcagttttctttacagtccaactctcacatccatacgcgactactggaaaaaccatagctttgactagacagctctttttctgcaaagtaatgtctctgatttttaatatgctgtctaggttggtcagggcttttcttccaaggaggaagcatcttttaatttcatggctgcagtcaccatctgcaatgattttggagccccccaaaaataacatctctcactgtttccattgtttccccaattattcgccatgaagtgatgggactggatgccatgatcttagttttctgaatgttgagttttaagcctactttttcactcttctctttcacttttatcaagaggctctttacttcttcactttctgccataagtaaaaaaaaattataatttgggAAGgtgatttcaaaataatttcaaccatgtaaaaataatacatcctaagaaaaccaaaaaaggaagaaagttagaCCTAAAAGACGTTTCAGAAAGATTGGCTGgcaattctttacccctgagcaaCCAAGGAAGCTCCTACCTTCTAAGAGCATAAAATTTAATGAAAGTGATGGACAAAACCCAACCATAAGAGGATTAATTTTACACAGGAGTCAGAAATGTCAGAAGAAAAGTGTGGAGTTCTAAAACAAAGAATAATTACGTTAGAGTGTCAGAAGTTCCTGAAGAATGACACTTAAGATGTGAGCTAAAAGGTTATGTTGATATGAGCTAGAGGAAGAGGAGGTGTGTGTATGTCTAGGGGCAAAGGGAGGCATGTTTAAAGTAAAGGTAATAGTATGTGTAGAAGCTTAAAATAGATGTACCTCTCTATgaaaccagaaaaaataaaaataaaagcaggtcACTGAAGCACAGAGATTGAGGATGGAGACGGAAAGATTCCTCTAGAAAAATCACAGGAACCAAGTGCTTAGAAGCTTGTAGGTGATGTTAGAAATTTGAATTTATGCTAAATGTAATGGGAAGCTTCTGAATAGTTTCAAGGAGATTAAAACCATGATCCCAATGCACTTCTACCTTTTCTGCATTTCCAAATTGAGAAAaccatatttttcttaaaacaacaaaagtaCTTTGTGCCAGAACTTGTTTAGCAAATCTGACCTGTTGGGGTGCAtactatgtcacttcagtcgtgtccaattctttgtgaccctatggaccataaccccccaggctcctctgtccatgggattctccaggcaagaatactggagtgggttgccatgccctcctccgggggatcgtCCCACCTCAGGGATGGAATCttcgtctcttgtgtctcctgcattggcaggtgggttctttatcacttgcaccacctgggagaaGTCAAATACATCTCAGAGCTCTTAGAGGTTACATGTGCTTCTGTAGTTTTAATATACACttgttaaatatacatatatgtataaatatatacacatattttatgttttgtctttATGTTTAACTGAATTGTGAAAATGTCAGGAAGAGTTAAACAACTCTTGTTAAAAGTGCAATAACTAAATGAAGCCCTCTGATAGCATCAAAGGAACGAAAAGTAGAATTACTGCAGAAATTTGAggcatttttctgaaaatgtgacTTGTAAAGTCAAGTTGCTGAAAGTTAAGAAGTTGTGATGATCAAAGACTcatgaaattttgaaaaacattgcATAAGGCAAGAGATGAAAATGAAGATCTTGAACTTGAGCTCATTGAGTGGATTCAACAAGAAAGTGGTGAATTTATGCAGCtgtcttgcttttgttttgtttgggtaatgaaaccaaaccaaaccataaATAACTGTATTAAAAGATGAGTATGAGTCTAGAATTTTTAGAAGCAGCACAGCATAAGTAAAGTGTATTTTCAATCTCTACACCACTGACATTTGGGCCAGATAATTTTTTGTGACTGTGGGAGTGAGGGCTGTTCTGCACACTGTAGGATGTCTACCACCATCCCTGGCTCTACCAACTAGATTTAGAATAAACCTCTAGTATGACAGCCAAAAATGGACCCAGGTATTGCCAATGGTTCTGGTAGGAAGGGGAGGGAAACAggtaggggaagggagggaggagaggccaCTGACCACAACTGGTGTAAATGAACCCATCAGAAAAAAAtctgtggtcaaaaaaaaagccACTGTTGATTATGGTTCAGCAgagaattacatttaaaaatctgacaATATTTTATCTGTTGAAAATCTTGACCCTAtgtgaaatttctatttttttaggaATCCTATCCTGCTGGAAAACTACTTTTTCCACAAAATAAATTTGTTAAGAACAAAGGTTTACCAATTTCTTTGCCTTGCCAAGCAATTACCAAGTCATATAATTTATCCTTCACATCATATTCTCTCTTAATTTCTCTGCCACTGTCCACTACTTATCCATAGTGGCAAATTATTATAGCCACAGGCATTTTATTCCTGTTCAATGTTTCAActaattcattttctaatttggTCTCCTAGTCCCAATAATGCAAGTGCATCAGATTACCAGTCTTGGACAGATGTAGAACTCTTTGTAGTCAAGTCCTCTCAGAAAGGGGGAAACTAAGAAGATGACATTCTCATTTAgacagtttacaaaaaaaaaaaaaaaattcaagtcccCAGATTTTAAGACCCTCACTTACAGATGTacaaacagtcttttggactctgtgggagagggagagggtgggatgatttgggagaatgacattgaaccatgtataatatcatatatgaaacgaatcgccagtccaggtttgatgcaggatacaggatgcttggggctggtgcactaggatgacccagagggatggtatggggagggaggtgggaggggggttcaggatggggaacatgtgtacacccgtggtggattcatgttgatgtatggcaaaaccaatacaatattgtaaagtaattagcctccaattaaaataaataaattaaaaaaagaaaaagaccctcACTTAGAAACAATGGCAGAGAGAAGGACACACTGGACCAGAACAGGTACATTTTACCATGCAGAAATTCCCTAAGTACCttctttacagataagaaagttagattttctttttaatggctgaagttgctgttcactgtagcactgttAGTCCAGCTCAGGTGTCCAACTtaaggttgccagatttagcaaataaaaatacagaatgtcCAGTGAAATTTGTATTTCAGATGAACTATCATTGTTTAGCTGgaattcagatttaactgggcattctgtattttatttgtcAACCCTAGCCCAACTTACTAATAAAATCTCAGAAGGAGCATATTGAATGCTTTTCTGTATTCTTCAACACAAACCCAGGACAGTCTGCACATAGTGTGAACCCGGAtggaatttttcaaataaatgcaaaatgatcATTTATATTGGAACTAGCATTCCTTGCATACTCCTCACACACTAGTACATGTGAACCTCAGAAATTTTATCAGTAATTCAGACTTAATTAAGCCACCGTTTGCtaatcatagttcagttcagttcagttcagttgctcagtcatgttcaactctttgcaaccccatgaaccacagcacactaggcctccctgtccatcaccaactcccggagtttattcaaactcatgtccattgagttgagaAGCACAAGCTATAGAATTAGGAAGTGTAATTTGGAACACGAGCTCGTCCACTTGGGTTTTTAACCTAAGTTAAAATATCCAGCAGCCTAGTGGATTTAACAATAGTATGTTCCTCATAGGATATTGTCAAGTGTGAAATTATTAATAAACAGTGGCTCTTCCTAGTGCTGAtaaagtaaatattcaataaatatactgaaattttaattttataacccTTAAGAATGCAGGCTCAGaagatattcttattttttaacttcctgAAATGAATAATATCTTCATCATCATTTGACTTCCTCTCTGACCTCAACTTATTTCACCCCTCGACCTGCTTGCTCTGCTTCAGCCACTCTAACTTTCTTTCTGTCCCTTAAACACAACAAGCATCTTCCCACATGTGGCCTTTCTCATGTTCCCTTTTCTGGAACACTTGTCCCTTAGCTGCTTCACGTGACTGGCTTCTTCTCATTCACATCTCAACAGAATGTCTCTATCAGACAGAGCCCCCTAGACACCTGAACTAAAGTTGGATGAATCCCATTTTCTCTGTCCCATAGCACAGATTGTGTTTGTCAGAGCCCCATTCTCACTGAAATGTTCTTATATTCGCTTTGTGTTGAATACTTATTGGATTGTTGTCTTTCTGTCCTATCATTAGATAAGTTCTACTGATGATAGAGGATTTTCATATCTTATTCAAATAGAATTGTCTGAGCAAAGAACAGAGTCCAGAATAGAGCAGCTGctcagaaaaacatttttggtCAAAATGAGTAAACCCAGGATTGTAGGAACTGATCTTTGCTAGAATCCTGGAAAGCAAGAAAAGGCTCAGGGCCAGCACTCTTTTATTCTAATGGCACATTACATCCCTTCTACTCCCTGTGAGAAATTCAGacaaatttcttctttctccaccTACTAGTTGGAAAGAACATTCACAGGGAGGAAACAGTCATTTAGAAAGAGGGAGAGTTCACTGTTTAAATAGTTCAATGAATCTATTATGGCTGAGGGTCTGCGCCAGCTTTGGGGATTTTCAAATCTGGTGATGGCATGGTTCGAAAAAGAATTGGAAGGAGTTAAAAGTTGATATAAGCAAACATTACTGATTAAGGGAAACAGAGGACATGATGTCCGATCTTATGAAATGTGGGCCTGAGACTCCAAGAGGCTAATGAGTTCCCGCAAGTTGCCTATTGGCTTTCAGCCCAATGGGATGGAAACAACCATCACACTCTCTGTACCCGTTCAGGGCACACGGCTTGCCATGTGAAATGGCTGATATTTGACTATCTATGACCTACACAAtcagaatttcatataatttattcTATACTCCTTGAATTATTGGATACCTGTATGCTCAGGTCAGAGAAAGGGGAGTTGTAGGAGAAACTGATAGCATAGAAAGGCTCAAAATAGATTCATGCTGGTTACTAAcctgtgctgggttttcagaAGATGCCTTCAGTTCTTTAAGGCATCAAAAAACACCCCATATTTACTCCTTTTCTACCTGGTCATTCCAAGTACTAAGAAATCCTGCTTCAGCTCCAGGGTACTTTACCCaagataaataaagagaaaattaactcTGTCAAAGAACATCTAGTACAAGGATtcaaatttttataaacattggggtttgggggaaaaggaaagaggatGATGGGGGAGGTCCCTTGATACATCCTCCCACTGGGAGAGATGGCATCATCACAGATCCTGTTGAGGACATAACAAgtctccctggtagctcagctggtaaagaaatccgcctgcaatacaggagaccctggtttgatttctggatcaggaagatgccctggagaagggataggctacccactccagtattcttgggcttcctggtggctcagatggtaaataatacACTTGAAATGTGGGAGAtctaggttcgatctctgggttgggaagatcccctggaggagggcacagtaacccactccagtattcttgcctggaggatcccgatggatggaggagcctgctgggctacagtccatggggtcacaaagagtcagacatgactgaacaactaagcacagcacagcactcccTAATTCTTTAGATCTGCCATAAAATCGTCAGGGaaactttccctttttcttgcacaattcaatataataaagagaactattgaatgaaaaattattttaacactattatttctgaattttctcaaatACCTAAAGGGATGGGATGCAAGGCTGGAAATGCAAGACTCCTTCATTGGAAAGGAGTTGAGAAGAAATAGAGTATATATATGGTGGCTGCGTATGTCACTGTCATAGAGACGGCAAGTATTCAGGAACTGTTTGTTGTAGGTTGGAGTCACAGTCTCTAAGGGACGTGGTCTGGACATAGAGACTAAAGtactctttcttctcccacaCTACAATAACTCACCACCCAAGGTGTGCACTTACAGTGGGTCTCCCTGGCCCAAGCCAAGAGAGGGCTCAGCCCCATCATCACTAACAGAGCTGCCATCCAGGAGCCTCTGGAGAAACACAGACATAAAGTAATGCTGGAgaacaggaaaggaaagggagaggagagcATGTGAGTGTCATTCAGTGAGGACaagaaccctcctcccacctgtaTCCCAAGTAACACCAATCAAGAAACTCATTTCTTTGTTCCTGGATTGGGTGATCTCAGTGTTGGACCTAATCAGCATCAGTGATCTATGACATCATCAGTTGCTGGTCATAAATTCAGTATGAATGTCCTTCTCTGAAACTTAGACTTTTCTAAGCCTGTTCTGTTTTGgtgtctgcagggcaggaatagagatgcagatgtaaagaacagacatcatcagtcctctgtgatgacctagatggatgggatgggctgcatggtggtgggagggtgggccatgagagaggggatatatatatatatacatatagctgattcagttcattgtacagcagaaactaacaaaacattgtaaagcaattatactccaattaagaaaatggggggaggggggaggcttcccttgtggtccagtggctaagactccatgctcccaatacaaggggcccaggtttgatccctggtcagggaactagatcccatgtgctgcaactgagagttccCACGCTACAAATGAAAGAActcacaacaaagatcaaagatcctgtatgccacaactaagacccagggcagctcaataaatacatattgttttaaaaactgttcttAATTTAGTGTTGTAAATGTTTGTTCTGGTTGTATCTGACACATTTTATCTGGGCCTGTATTGAGAGCCAGTATGCTCCATGTTTGAGCCTAAAAAGCATTCATCTCTCTTGCTTAAAgtatagacatttcaccaaaagtACGTGAGAGTGTGTTTAGGAGCTGAAGTGCTAGAGAGCAGATGATTGCAATTTAGGAGAACTTTGATCCTTTTTACACTTGTTGTAGATTTGGGGAAATTACAATTGACATGAAGGTACCTTTCTCAATACTGAAAAATGCTATGATTCTGTTGACTCTTTAAGGAACACCATCCCCCGGTAACTGGTGATGTTACAGAATTACAGCCACTG containing:
- the LOC112578753 gene encoding H-2 class II histocompatibility antigen, E-S beta chain; amino-acid sequence: QKKMEHTVTVYPAKTQPLQHHNLLVCSVNGFYLGHVEVRWFWKGQEEEAGVISTGLIQNRDWTFQTMVMLETVPQSGEVYTCQLEHPSWRSPIVVEWRAQSDSAQSKMMSGTGGFALGLLFLVVGLFTHFRNQKGHSGLQPTVFWEMSALTGIRTDLGLGLLMSVTKAFEPPQSNGLLVTLSVIIRVTHFTVKLRGCKITFEEVFSAVHPIVHVPVSQSTMRSPMYYRFRVPVKTCKTLERTQLIRGTTDNYQKENTQRLKYASS